Proteins from one Xiphophorus hellerii strain 12219 chromosome 8, Xiphophorus_hellerii-4.1, whole genome shotgun sequence genomic window:
- the LOC116724511 gene encoding uncharacterized protein LOC116724511 — protein MADLIQDELDLHFDAIHFYTDSKVVLGYICNDSRRFYTYVHNRTQRIRQSSKPEQWHYVRTEENPADHASRSLSAAQLKRSTWFTGPSFIRHPLAEIPHVGEIFDLIEPDKDSEIRPEIRTYVTHLRVLNSERFERFSTFKSLVRAIANLIHIAKSFNGTNPNSKCKGWHKCHLPRTPEEIAQAKTVILKETQKAHFEKELSALNAGKPISKQSPLQKLSPILQDGLISVGGRLKHSEIENLEKSPLILPKHSHISLLLTRHHHELVEHQGRHLTEGAIRAAGLWLLGCKTLVNSVIHKCVTCRKLRGKVEQQLMAALPPERLKTCSPFTYVGLDVFGPWTITARRTRGGLAESKRWAIMFTCMSSRAVHIEVIESLDTSSCVNALRRFFALRGPAKQLLSDRGTNFVGASKELGMDKSMQKYLTEQGCSWEFNPPHASHMGGSWERMIGVARRILDSMLLRNKIQLTHEVLCTLMAEITAIINARPLVPVSSDPENPFVLSPSMLITQKSCLQPPPGDFLDKDLYTKQWRQVQALSNQFWTRWRHEYLPTLQQRQKWTVSCRNLQVGDLVLLKDAQVTRNSWPMAKVNATFPGKDSRVRKIEVKGWSQGCVKTFMRPVTEVILLMPKD, from the coding sequence ATGGCTGACCTCATTCAGGACGAGTTGGACTTACATTTTGATGCAATACACTTTTATACCGACAGTAAGGTGGTGCTAGGCTACATCTGCAACGACTCTAGAAGATTCTATACATATGTCCACAACAGAACACAGCGCATTCGCCAGTCGTCAAAGCCAGAACAATGGCACTATGTGCGTACAGAGGAAAACCCAGCAGACCATGCGTCGAGGTCATTGTCAGCAGCTCAGCTAAAAAGGTCAACTTGGTTCACCGGACCATCCTTCATCCGCCATCCTCTTGCAGAGATACCACACGTGGGTGAAATCTTTGATTTAATCGAACCTGACAAAGATTCAGAGATTAGGCCAGAAATCAGAACTTATGTTACTCACCTCCGAGTACTCAACAGTGAACGTTTCGAGCGCTTTTCTACTTTCAAGTCCTTAGTCAGAGCTATAGCAAACCTTATCCACATCGCAAAATCTTTCAATGGGACTAATCCAAACAGCAAATGCAAAGGCTGGCACAAATGTCACCTCCCGCGAACTCCAGAGGAGATAGCTCAGGCAAAAACTGTCATCCTCAAAGAGACACAAAAGGCTCACTTTGAAAAAGAACTTTCTGCCCTTAATGCTGGTAAGCCAATCTCAAAGCAGAGCCCTCTACAAAAGCTCAGTCCAATCCTGCAGGATGGTCTCATCTCTGTCGGTGGCCGACTCAAACACTCAGAAATTGAGAACTTGGAAAAAAGTCCATTAATTCTCCCTAAACACAGTCACATCTCTCTCCTGCTCACTCGTCATCACCACGAGCTAGTGGAACATCAAGGCCGTCATCTGACGGAAGGAGCCATCAGGGCTGCAGGACTGTGGCTTTTAGGGTGCAAAACACTTGTCAACTCAGTGATCCACAAATGTGTAACCTGCCGCAAATTGCGTGGGAAAGTAGAACAACAACTCATGGCGGCTCTACCACCTGAACGCCTAAAGACTTGTTCTCCTTTTACTTATGTTGGCCTCGACGTTTTCGGGCCCTGGACTATTACTGCCAGACGCACCAGGGGCGGACTAGCTGAAAGTAAGAGATGGGCCATTATGTTTACCTGCATGAGTTCAAGGGCTGTCCATATTGAGGTAATCGAATCTCTAGACACCTCCAGCTGCGTAAATGCCCTCCGTCGCTTCTTTGCTCTAAGAGGTCCCGCCAAACAGTTGTTGTCAGATCGGGGCACCAATTTTGTTGGGGCTTCCAAGGAACTAGGAATGGACAAATCAATGCAGAAGTATCTAACAGAGCAAGGTTGCAGCTGGGAGTTCAATCCTCCACATGCGTCTCACATGGGAGGTTCTTGGGAGCGCATGATCGGAGTTGCCCGCAGAATCCTGGACTCCATGTTGCTGCGAAATAAGATACAGTTGACTCATGAGGTGCTATGCACACTCATGGCCGAAATAACAGCCATCATAAACGCAAGGCCACTTGTCCCAGTGTCGTCGGATCCAGAGAACCCCTTTGTTCTATCCCCATCGATGCTCATTACACAGAAATCTTGCCTTCAACCTCCACCCGGAGACTTCTTGGATAAAGACCTTTACACCAAACAATGGAGACAAGTTCAAGCTCTTTCCAACCAGTTTTGGACACGCTGGAGGCATGAGTATTTGCCCACATTgcaacaaagacagaaatggaCTGTATCATGTAGAAACCTTCAAGTTGGT